The Hemicordylus capensis ecotype Gifberg chromosome 6, rHemCap1.1.pri, whole genome shotgun sequence genome window below encodes:
- the LOC128331258 gene encoding vomeronasal type-2 receptor 26-like, with translation MKSIEIHYFLRRFMRKKYQHSLAFIFAVDEINKNQQLLPNVTLGFRIYDNFFHRSVNYDITLSLLSEQKQGFPNFRCGSQYKMSAVVGGLSSEASIQIATILGLYKTPQISYGSGHPVLRDKTQFPFFYRMVPDEASKYEGIVTLLRYFRWTWVGLIVSDDDSGEDFVQTLQTTFRRNGICVAFMEKVPRVFIQVNESGHHISSTQDILAALTSTNANVIIVYGGTNSMHSLKLVLNAYGPLAKTFPEKVWITTGQWDLTTSISVNDWYIKHFHGSLSIATHKNDVPGFSTFLQTFNPYKHRNYMFLQQFWGAAFKCFMIPNPYGTIKNPTKCTGEEKLESLPGTEFSLHISGESYSIYNTVYALAHALHSLYSYRQMMAERPKEGFQKIQPWELHPFLRKVHFNNSAWDEIFLNENMELSIGYDIVNWIISPNKSFTQVKVGMMNSQASIDQKFIIKSDAIIWPRKFHQMLPQSICTERCHPGYYRKTQEGKLSCCYDCFQCPEGTFSNETDAYQCKKCPEDEDPNKNQDCCIPKAITFLDYDEPLGISLITAALAFSLLTALVLGTFMSYQNTPIVRANNRDLTYLLLISLLLCFLCSFFFIGRPSRMTCLLRQTAFGNIFSLALSCVLAKTITVVLAFMATSPGNNMRKWLGKRLSYYIILFCSIIQLAICVIWLSTAPPFPDLDMFSQAGQIIIECNEGSSTMFYLVLGYMGIQASVSLTVAFLARKLPDSFNEAKFITFSMLVFCSVWVSFVPAYLSSKGKYMVAVEIFSIFSSSAGLLGCIFAPKMYIILLRPEVNTKDHLFKKRGKMK, from the exons ATGAAAAGCATCGAAATACATTATTTTCTTCGTAGGTTCATGAGAAAGAAGTACCAGCATTCCTTAGCCTTCATTTTTGCTGTTGATGAGATCAACAAGAATCAACAACTCCTACCTAATGTCACCCTGGGCTTCCGTATCTATGATAACTTCTTCCACAGAAGTGTAAACTACGATATCACCTTGTCCCTGCTGTCTGAACAGAAACAAGGCTTCCCTAATTTCAGGTGTGGCAGTCAGTACAAGATGTCTGCAGTGGTTGGAGGGCTGAGCTCTGAAGCTTCTATCCAGATAGCCACCATCTTAGGCCTCTATAAAACCCCACAG ATTAGTTATGGATCAGGTCACCCAGTGCTGAGGGATAAGACTCAGTTTCCATTTTTTTACCGAATGGTTCCAGATGAAGCCTCTAAGTATGAAGGGATAGTAACTTTGTTAAGGTATTTCAGATGGACATGGGTTGGCCTCATTGTTTCAGATGATGACAGTGGAGAAGATTTTGTGCAAACCCTGCAAACAACATTCCGTAGAAATGGTATTTGTGTTGCCTTCATGGAAAAGGTGCCAAGGGTCTTTATTCAAGTGAATGAGTCTGGTCATCACATATCTTCTACACAAGATATTCTGGCAGCTCTTACTTCAACTAATGCCAATGTGATTATTGTATATGGGGGCACTAATTCCATGCACAGTTTAAAACTAGTGCTAAATGCATATGGACCATTGGCTAAGACCTTCCCAGAGAAGGTTTGGATCACAACAGGCCAGTGGGACTTGACCACATCCATTTCAGTGAATGATTGGTATATCAAACACTTCCATGGTTCCTTATCCATAGCAACCCACAAAAATGATGTGCCAGGATTTTCGACCTTCCTCCAAACCTTTAATCCTTACAAGCACCGAAATTATATGTTTCTTCAACAATTCTGGGGCGCTGCATTTAAGTGCTTTATGATCCCAAACCCCTATGGAACTATAAAAAATCCAACAAAATGTACAGGGGAGGAAAAGCTGGAGAGTCTTCCAGGCACAGAGTTTTCATTGCACATATCTGGGGAAAGCTACAGTATCTACAACACAGTCTATGCCTTGGCACATGCTTTACACTCCCTGTATTCATACAGACAGATGATGGCAGAAAGACCCAAAGAGGGATTTCAGAAAATACAGCCATGGGAG CTTCACCCATTTTTGAGAAAAGTCCATTTCAACAACAGTGCCTGggatgaaatatttttaaatgaaaatatggAATTGTCTATTGGGTATGACATTGTTAACTGGATCATTTCCCCAAATAAATCCTTCACACAAGTAAAAGTTGGAATGATGAATTCCCAGGCGTCCATAGACCAAAAGTTTATCATTAAGTCAGATGCCATTATATGGCCGAGGAAATTTCACCAG ATGTTGCCTCAGTCCATCTGTACTGAGAGATGCCACCCTGGATACTATAGAAAAACTCAGGAGGGGAAATTGTCTTGCTGTTATGATTGCTTCCAGTGTCCAGAAGGGACATTTTCGAATGAAACAG ATGCCTATCAGTGTAAAAAGTGTCCTGAAGATGAAGATCCAAACAAGAATCAAGACTGTTGTATCCCTAAAGCCATAACTTTTCTGGACTACGATGAACCTTTGGGGATCAGTTTGATTACTGCTGCACTTGCTTTTTCTCTACTTACAGCTTTGGTGCTTGGAACTTTTATGAGCTATCAGAACACTCCCATCGTCAGAGCCAACAATCGGGATCTTACCTACCTTCTGCTGATCTCCCTCTTGCTCTGCTTCCTTTGCTCCTTTTTCTTTATTGGACGTCCCAGCAGGATGACCTGCCTCCTTCGACAAACTGCTTTTGGCAATATCTTTTCCCTTGCACTTTCTtgtgtgttggccaaaaccatcactgtaGTTCTGGCATTCATGGCCACAAGTCCTGGAAACAACATGAGGAAATGGTTAGGGAAGAGGCTGTCTTATTACATTATACTATTTTGCTCTATAATTCAACTTGCCATCTGTGTTATCTGGCTCAGTACAGCTCCCCCATTCCCAGATCTTGACATGTTCTCACAGGCTGGCCAAATCATCATTGAATGTAACGAAGGCTCCAGCACCATGTTTTACCTTGTCCTGGGTTACATGGGCATTCAGGCCAGTGTCAGTCTCACTGtggccttcctggccaggaaattgcctgacagtttcaatgaagccaagtttatcaccttcagcatgttggtcttttgcagtgtctgGGTCTCCTTTGTCCCAGCCTATTTAAGCAGCAAGGgcaaatacatggtggctgtggagatcttctccattTTTTCCTCCAGTGCTGGGTTGCTGGGTTGCATTTTTGCCCCTAAAATGTACATCATTTTGCTGAGGCCAGAAGTTAACACAAAAGATCATTTATTTAAGAAAAGGGGCAAAATGAAGTAA